The Mannheimia granulomatis sequence ATATTTTCAACTTATTAAAGCGGCAAATAAAAATCAACATTCCAAAATAAAAATAAGCAACATGCACATTAAAAAATAATGATATTATTAACGACGTACAATATATAAAAATATAAAACAAAAACATATTTATGATTTTATTCGTATTTTTAAAAATAAGATTTTATATAACCTCCCTTAGGTTAAAATGAATAGAATATATTTCAAAGCATTCTAAAATATAGGTTATCTTATTCTTCTCATACGTTAGTAAGTTCATTTTTCACACCCAAATAGACCGTATTTTTTATATGGACTTTATGAAAAATAATTTTATTAGTTAACACCAATTTAACAAAAAGTCAACAAAATAAAGTAAGTCTATTTGTTTCTTGAAATGCTTCTTATCTCAAAACATTTCTTTATAATAAGTGCTTTCTTGGTAACTAAATTTTCAAAAAAATCTTAGGAATTAACTTATGCCTAACACCCAATTTCGTACCCATTTTCCCTTTTTTACCCAAGCTGAAGGCTGGACTTATTTAGACTCTGCGGCTACAACATTGAAACCAAATGCGCTCATCCAAGCAACCTCTGAATTTTACGCTTCTGCCGGTTCGGTGCATCGCAGTCAATATGATTTGCCGCAAACTCAGCAATATGAACTGGCTCGTGATTTGGTAATGAAACGCTTTAATGTGGAAGCGCGTGAAGCTGTGGTTTGGACAAGTGGTACAACTCAAAGTATTAACTTGGTTGCCTACGGATTAGAACATCAAATTGAGAAAGACGATGAAATCGTGATTTCAGTGGCAGAACACCATGCTAATTTTATTCCTTGGCAGCAGTTGGCAGAACGCAGGCAGGCCAAATTGATTGTTTTGCCGTTAAATGCAGATTATCAAATTGAACCTGAAACGTTAAAGCAAGTGTTATCGCCCAAAACCAAGATTGTGGCATTAAATTTAGTTTCAAATGTGAGCGGTGTACGTCAGCCTGTAGAAACCTTAATTCCAATAATCCGCCAGCATTCTTCAGCGAAAATCCTGTTGGATATTGCTCAAGCAGTCTGTTCGGAGCAAGTGGACGTGCAGAAACTAGATGCCGATTTCTACGCATTTTCAGCCCATAAAATGTATGGTCCGAATGGTGTTGGGGTACTGACGGGCAAATTGCAAAGTTTAGAACAAATTCAACCGCTTGTGTTTGGCGGGAAAATGTTACAAAACATCACAGAAGAAACAGGTTTAACCCTTGCAGAGCTCCCGTATAGATTAGAAGCAGGCACACCGAATATAGCCGGTATTATAGGCTTTAGCCAAGTATTGGAATGGTTGGAAACATTAGACTTTCAAGCACTCAATCAACAACTTTATAAATTGGCAGAACAGACTCGCAAGCGGTTAAATTCTTATCAAAATTTGCAAATTATCGGGCAGCAAAACACCCCGACAATCAGCTTTATTATAAAAGATCAGCACCCTGCTGATATTGCTGCCTTTTTAACCCAAAGTAAAATTGCCATTCGCTACGGTGAGCATTGTGCCAAACCTTATTTACGTTACTTGGATGAGGTCGGAACACTTCGAATCTCATTGGCTCATTATAATACTCAAGAAGATATTGAACAGTTTTTCAACGCTTTAGATTTTGCTTTAGCCATTTTACGGGAATAGCTAGAATTAAATCAAAAAATACGCATTTTTTAGTAGAACGAAAAGGCTGAATATTGTAACCTTTGCACCAGTTTTCAATTTAACTTTAATTTATCAACAAGGTGTTTTTAGATGAGTAAACAAATTAAAAAAATCGCAGTATTAACCAGTGGTGGTGATGCTCCGGGTATGAATGCGGCTATTCGTGGCGTTGTGCGTACGGCATTAAATGAAGGTTTAGAAGTTTGCGGTATCCAAGATGGTTATTACGGACTTTATCACGATAAAGTCATCCCACTTGATAGACGTTCTGTGTCAGAAACCATCAATCGTGGCGGTACTTTCTTAGGCTCTGCACGCTTTCCTGATTTTAAAAGACCTGAAGTCCGTAAAAAATGTGTTGAAACATTGAAGAAATATCATATTGACGCGCTAGTTGTTATCGGTGGGGATGGCTCTTATATGGGCGCAAAATTATTAACCGAAGAATTTGGCTACCCGTGCATTGGTATTCCTGGCACGATTGATAATGATATTGTCGGAACCGACTACACCATCGGTTATCAAACGGCATTAGAAACCGCATTAGATGCAATTGACCGCTTACGTGATACCTCAAGCTCTCACCAACGTATTTCGATTGTGGAAATTATGGGCCGCCATTGTGGTGATTTAACCTTAAGTGCTGCCTTAGCAGGTGGTTGTGAATACGTTATCGTGCCGGAAAAAGGCTTAGATAAAGAATCATTGATGAGAAGTATCGAAGAAGGCTTCCATAAAGGTAAACGTCACTCAATCATTGCCATTACCGAATTAATGACCGATGTACATGCACTTGCTAAAGAAATCGAAGCTCGCTTTGGTAATGAAACCCGTGCAACGGTATTAGGTCACATTCAACGTGGTGGTTCGCCTTGTGCGTTCGACCGTATTCTAGCCTCTCGTATGGGTGTTTATGCAGTAGAATTATTACTGCAAGGTTTTGGCGGGCACTGTGTAGGGATTCAAAACGAACAATTAGTTCACCACGATATTATTGATGCAATTAATAATATGCGTCGTCCGTTTAAAGAAGAATTGTATGAAGCCTCTAGAAAATTATTCTAACTTTTCTTAGAATTGAAAGGCGACTGTTTTAGTCGCCTTTTTTATTGATATCCGAATCAGAAGGAAAGTATGATGCTACAAGATAAACCTGTAATTTCCAACCAACATG is a genomic window containing:
- a CDS encoding aminotransferase class V-fold PLP-dependent enzyme encodes the protein MPNTQFRTHFPFFTQAEGWTYLDSAATTLKPNALIQATSEFYASAGSVHRSQYDLPQTQQYELARDLVMKRFNVEAREAVVWTSGTTQSINLVAYGLEHQIEKDDEIVISVAEHHANFIPWQQLAERRQAKLIVLPLNADYQIEPETLKQVLSPKTKIVALNLVSNVSGVRQPVETLIPIIRQHSSAKILLDIAQAVCSEQVDVQKLDADFYAFSAHKMYGPNGVGVLTGKLQSLEQIQPLVFGGKMLQNITEETGLTLAELPYRLEAGTPNIAGIIGFSQVLEWLETLDFQALNQQLYKLAEQTRKRLNSYQNLQIIGQQNTPTISFIIKDQHPADIAAFLTQSKIAIRYGEHCAKPYLRYLDEVGTLRISLAHYNTQEDIEQFFNALDFALAILRE
- the pfkA gene encoding 6-phosphofructokinase, which translates into the protein MSKQIKKIAVLTSGGDAPGMNAAIRGVVRTALNEGLEVCGIQDGYYGLYHDKVIPLDRRSVSETINRGGTFLGSARFPDFKRPEVRKKCVETLKKYHIDALVVIGGDGSYMGAKLLTEEFGYPCIGIPGTIDNDIVGTDYTIGYQTALETALDAIDRLRDTSSSHQRISIVEIMGRHCGDLTLSAALAGGCEYVIVPEKGLDKESLMRSIEEGFHKGKRHSIIAITELMTDVHALAKEIEARFGNETRATVLGHIQRGGSPCAFDRILASRMGVYAVELLLQGFGGHCVGIQNEQLVHHDIIDAINNMRRPFKEELYEASRKLF